DNA from Lentibacillus amyloliquefaciens:
CATACAAAGGTAATCATCTGGGCTACGCTCTCCAGCCAGTTTATCATCGAACGGATCTTTAACGTACATGGCATCAGTTTTTTTATTCTGGAAAGTTTTACACCGATGACCATTGCTGCAGCATTAATCATGATGTTCACGCCGTTTTTCCTTATTTTCCAGCTGACAGACCTCTGGCTTGAGAAAAGCGAGAACTATGATTTGCCTAATTTAAGTATTCGGCGGTCATACAACCCTAAAGCGATTATTGAAAACATGTGGCACAGTTTCAGACTAGTTGAATGGAAGCAGTTAAACCCCTGGAAACCGATAGCTGCCGTGTTTCGCACACTTCTCGATTATGTAAGTAACTGGAAAATTGCGGCTGGTGCATTATTTTTTCTTCTATTGATCAGTACTAGTCTTATTTACTCCGTTGCGACAGATGACCATGTTGATCAAGCGAGAATCGTTTATGAGGCGGATGGGGTTACAGTTAAAAGTACGCCGCCTCATCCGCCGCCTGAACCATTTCTTCTCGGATCTGACGGCCAGGGATTCAGCATGCTGGATATGCTGACCATCGGTGCGAAATACACCTTGTTTTTCGGGCTCCTGATTGCATTTCTACGTGTTATTACCGGGCTTTTCGGCGGAGTGGTCTTTGCATTCTGGTTCGGGACCAAACGGCAAAAATGGATTGAAAAAATGGCTGACTCCATTCACTTTCTGCCATTGAGCCTGGTAGCTTATATTCTGCTTCGCCCGATTTTAACCGAACTGCAATCCGGATTCGCCTATTCACTGACCGAACGAATTGTACTTGAAATCATTATTTTAACAATACTGGTCGTTCCGCTGACATCTGTCCTGCTTGGAAATGAAATGAAGCGCGTATTGAGCAATGAATTTATCAAAAGCGCTCAAGTGCTCGGCGGCAGCAGATGGCATATTTTTTGGCATCATGTTTTGCCGCATATCAGTGCTCGCACCACCATCCTTTTTGGACAACAGTTCATTCAGGTGCTGATCATTTTTATGCATCTGGGTATTTTCAGTTTATTTTTTGGAGGAACGGACCAGACTTTTGGGCTTGTCCAGGACCCGCCGCGTTCCATTTCGTATGAATGGTCAGGGCTGATCGGATCAACCACCCACGCCTTGTCGTCAGGCAATTACTGGCTGATCGCCTGGGTGCTTCTCGGATTCATGCTCAGCATCTTTGCCATGCAGTTCATCATTTATGGGGTCAAAGAAGTCCAACAGACGAAAGCCGGTGTTATCTATAATTCCAGGAAGCTGAAGCGTATTAAGGCGCCGCAGAAAACTACTTCCGACGATACGATGGACCGCCAAAGCTTCCGGTTTACCGGCAAGTCTGAAGCTGATTGATAAAAAGTTAGGTGAGAACGTCGATCGTGGTGCTGGCGTTGAACAAGCCAACGAGCTTCTCGCGTGTTGTGGTAACTTCTGCGCCCGCCACAGGACGTGAGCGGTTTTAGAAATCTTTTTTGTACCGAGTAATCGCAGGCACAGAAGGCCCTCTATTCAATGTGTCATTGTAACCGGATTTTTTGAACAGCCTCGATAAGCAATTTTTAGCTTTTTTATTTCCAGCAAGTATAGAACGGTCATATCAAAACTAACTATCTTTTGGATTGTATAGTTTAATATTATTTCGAAGCTGATCTAAAAATTTATTTGCTGCATTAGAAAATACTTGATGTTTTTTCCAGATAATATTTAAATTAGCCTCTAATCCGGGGTTTAAAGGTTTAAAGCATAGGTTGCTGTCAACTGATGTATTAATAAGTTTATCTAAGCATAAAGCGTATCCAATATTTTCTTCAACCATTAATGTAGCATTGTAGATCAGATTATATGTTGCGACAATATTAAAATCCTCAATATTCTGTCCTAACCACCCTGTTAATTCATTATTGACAGCAGTTTGACGTGAAATTAACAACGGTTTATCTATCAGATCTATTGGCTGAATGAATGGCTTATCTGCCAAAGGACTATCTCTCCGCATTAAAACGCCCCAAGCATCCGTAGCCGGCAATTGTACGTAATCGTATTTTTGCTTATCGGTTGGTTCTA
Protein-coding regions in this window:
- a CDS encoding ABC transporter permease subunit; its protein translation is MMKLLRIAVFYLLGVFAIICISVFPNFFAETGLSDPFGYFSDLGEFLLTFIQPESWIYETSMSKGEFSLIGTLWEPFVYSLEILFSALFIGFSLAFAFALAANFLPQKILQILKRGLDFLESIPDIVVAALVQMLMLYLLNTYGLEVFRVASYMENKAYALPILTLSILPMVSLFKILLLMIEDEFAKDYVLFLKSKGIRKIGVLFIHVLRNIMPTTFHHTKVIIWATLSSQFIIERIFNVHGISFFILESFTPMTIAAALIMMFTPFFLIFQLTDLWLEKSENYDLPNLSIRRSYNPKAIIENMWHSFRLVEWKQLNPWKPIAAVFRTLLDYVSNWKIAAGALFFLLLISTSLIYSVATDDHVDQARIVYEADGVTVKSTPPHPPPEPFLLGSDGQGFSMLDMLTIGAKYTLFFGLLIAFLRVITGLFGGVVFAFWFGTKRQKWIEKMADSIHFLPLSLVAYILLRPILTELQSGFAYSLTERIVLEIIILTILVVPLTSVLLGNEMKRVLSNEFIKSAQVLGGSRWHIFWHHVLPHISARTTILFGQQFIQVLIIFMHLGIFSLFFGGTDQTFGLVQDPPRSISYEWSGLIGSTTHALSSGNYWLIAWVLLGFMLSIFAMQFIIYGVKEVQQTKAGVIYNSRKLKRIKAPQKTTSDDTMDRQSFRFTGKSEAD
- a CDS encoding LysR family transcriptional regulator; its protein translation is MEIRLLRYFIAIANHQSISAAAQYLHLSQPSLSRQLSDFEKELGTPLFTRGNRKITLTDEGVFLLKKAKEIVELVDKTEANFNQSTEIISGEIYIGGGETEAMHLIAKTLKSLLEDYPSIQFHLYSGNADDITDKLDSGLLDFGIVIEPTDKQKYDYVQLPATDAWGVLMRRDSPLADKPFIQPIDLIDKPLLISRQTAVNNELTGWLGQNIEDFNIVATYNLIYNATLMVEENIGYALCLDKLINTSVDSNLCFKPLNPGLEANLNIIWKKHQVFSNAANKFLDQLRNNIKLYNPKDS